Proteins encoded together in one Bradyrhizobium sp. CB82 window:
- the ligA gene encoding NAD-dependent DNA ligase LigA, which produces MARTAKSKAKTLPDVADLTKAQAKVEHMRLALELEGHDKRYYQDDAPTITDAEYDALRQRFNAIEKRFPEFVSAESPSQKIGAAPSGRFKKVRHSVPMLSLDNAFAEEDVRDFVGRIARFLKLADDRVDFSAEPKIDGLSMSLRYEGGELVTAATRGDGAEGEDVTANIRTLEDVPKKLKGRNVPDICEVRGEVYMTKNAFLALNERQKAAGDTIFANPRNSAAGSLRQKDPGITASRPLGFFAYAWGQMSAMPEGTQSGMIHWFERCGFKTNPLTKLCHSVEELLAFHHSIEEQRAELDYDIDGVVYKVDRIDWQERLGFVSRTPRWGIAHKFPAERAMTVLRDIEIQVGRTGSFTPVGKLEPVGVGGVIVQNVTLHNEDYIKGIGNKGETLREGRDIRIGDTVVIQRAGDVIPQVVDVVIDKRPKNAKEFHFPKKCPCPLHTDVVREETATGEEGARARCTGEFACPYQKIEHLKLFVSRRAFDIDGLGEKQLQYFFDEGFVKEPADIFTLQKRNAKLKLEEIEGYGETSVRNLFGAIESRRNIALERFIYALGMRHVGETTALALARGYGSWDAFHDACLKVANGDEEAIADMDALDQIGDTVIKSIADYFGESHNRGIVERLTGEVDIVDAAKPKSNSPVAGKTVVFTGSLERMTRDEAKATAERLGAKVSGSVSKKTDLVVAGPGAGSKLADANKHGVKVLTEDEWLKLIGE; this is translated from the coding sequence ATGGCAAGAACAGCAAAATCCAAAGCGAAGACGCTTCCTGACGTCGCCGATCTCACCAAGGCGCAGGCCAAGGTCGAGCATATGCGGCTTGCCCTTGAACTCGAGGGGCACGACAAGCGCTACTATCAGGACGACGCGCCGACGATCACCGACGCCGAATACGACGCGCTGCGCCAGCGCTTCAACGCGATCGAGAAGCGCTTCCCTGAATTCGTCAGCGCGGAGTCGCCGTCGCAGAAGATCGGCGCGGCGCCGTCCGGACGCTTCAAGAAGGTGCGGCACTCGGTGCCGATGCTGTCACTCGACAACGCATTTGCGGAAGAAGACGTGCGCGATTTCGTCGGCCGCATCGCGCGCTTCCTGAAGCTTGCCGATGATCGGGTCGATTTCTCTGCCGAGCCCAAGATCGACGGGCTCTCGATGTCGCTGCGCTATGAGGGCGGCGAGCTCGTCACTGCGGCGACGCGCGGCGACGGCGCAGAAGGAGAGGACGTCACCGCCAACATCCGAACGCTCGAGGACGTGCCGAAGAAGCTCAAAGGCCGCAACGTCCCCGACATCTGCGAGGTGCGCGGCGAGGTCTACATGACCAAGAACGCATTCCTCGCGCTCAATGAACGGCAAAAGGCTGCCGGCGACACCATCTTCGCCAATCCGCGCAACTCGGCCGCGGGTTCGCTGCGGCAGAAGGACCCCGGCATTACCGCCTCGCGCCCGCTCGGCTTCTTTGCCTATGCGTGGGGGCAGATGAGCGCGATGCCTGAGGGCACGCAGAGCGGCATGATTCACTGGTTCGAGCGCTGCGGCTTCAAGACAAATCCGCTGACCAAACTCTGTCACTCCGTCGAGGAGTTGCTCGCATTTCATCATTCAATCGAGGAGCAGCGCGCCGAGCTCGACTACGACATCGACGGCGTCGTCTACAAGGTCGACCGCATCGACTGGCAGGAACGGCTCGGCTTCGTGTCGCGCACGCCGCGCTGGGGCATTGCGCACAAGTTTCCGGCCGAGCGCGCCATGACGGTGCTGCGCGACATCGAGATCCAGGTCGGCCGCACCGGCTCGTTCACCCCGGTCGGCAAGCTTGAGCCGGTCGGCGTCGGCGGCGTGATCGTGCAGAACGTGACGCTGCACAATGAGGATTACATCAAGGGCATCGGCAACAAGGGCGAGACCTTGCGCGAGGGCCGGGACATCCGGATCGGCGACACCGTCGTGATCCAGCGCGCCGGCGACGTCATCCCGCAAGTCGTGGATGTCGTCATCGACAAGCGGCCGAAGAATGCGAAGGAATTCCACTTCCCGAAGAAGTGCCCGTGCCCGCTGCACACCGATGTGGTGCGCGAGGAGACGGCGACGGGCGAGGAGGGCGCGCGCGCCCGGTGCACCGGCGAGTTCGCCTGTCCCTATCAGAAGATCGAGCACTTGAAGCTGTTCGTGTCGCGGCGGGCGTTCGACATCGACGGTCTCGGCGAAAAGCAGCTTCAGTACTTCTTCGACGAAGGTTTTGTGAAGGAGCCCGCCGACATCTTCACGCTCCAGAAGCGCAACGCGAAGCTGAAGCTGGAGGAGATCGAGGGTTATGGCGAGACCTCGGTGCGCAACCTCTTCGGCGCCATCGAGAGCCGGCGCAACATCGCGCTGGAGCGTTTCATCTATGCGCTCGGCATGCGCCATGTCGGCGAGACCACGGCCTTGGCGCTGGCGCGCGGCTATGGCTCCTGGGACGCCTTCCACGACGCCTGCCTCAAGGTCGCCAACGGCGACGAGGAGGCAATTGCCGATATGGATGCGCTCGACCAGATCGGCGACACCGTGATCAAGAGCATCGCCGACTATTTCGGCGAGAGCCACAATCGCGGCATCGTCGAGCGGCTGACCGGCGAAGTCGACATCGTCGACGCCGCCAAGCCGAAGAGCAATTCGCCCGTCGCCGGCAAGACCGTGGTGTTCACGGGCTCGTTGGAGCGCATGACGCGGGATGAGGCCAAGGCGACGGCGGAACGGCTGGGCGCGAAAGTGTCGGGATCGGTGTCGAAGAAAACTGACCTCGTCGTCGCCGGCCCCGGTGCGGGCTCGAAGCTCGCGGACGCCAACAAACACGGCGTCAAGGTGCTGACTGAAGACGAGTGGTTGAAACTGATCGGCGAGTGA
- the recN gene encoding DNA repair protein RecN: MLARLSIRDIVLIERLDIEFATGLAVLTGETGAGKSILLDAFALALGGRGDAGLVRHGAEQGQVTAVFDVPTAHPATKILAENGLEDASFADSCEMILRRVQFADGRTRAFINDQSISVQTLKAVGAALVEIHGQHDERALVDASTHRRLLDAFAGLENDVTAVEALWDARRTANTALEEHRAGMERAAREADYLRHASDELKQLAPKDGEETSLASRRTTMMQGEKIASDLREAQEIVGGHNSPVAALSAAVRRLERRGVNSPALVEPAVKAIDAAINSLEEADQHLSAALAATDFDPLELERIEERLFALRAASRKYSTPVDGLAALAAKYAADVRLIDAGAEQLKKLEQAAIEADARYAAAAKKLSAARQKSADKLNKAVNAELAPLKLERAKFMTQVETDERAPGPQGFDRVEFWVQTNPGTKPGPMMKVASGGELSRFLLALKVVLSDRGSAPTLVFDEIDTGVGGAVADAIGARLARLAGQVQVMAVTHAPQVAARADLHLLISKDALDKGKRVATRVNALAADHRREEIARMLAGAEITAEARAAAERLLRAATA, from the coding sequence ATGCTGGCGCGTCTGTCGATCCGTGACATCGTCCTGATCGAACGGCTCGATATCGAATTCGCGACCGGCCTTGCGGTTTTGACCGGCGAGACCGGCGCGGGAAAATCCATCCTGCTCGATGCCTTTGCGCTGGCGCTCGGCGGCCGCGGCGATGCCGGCCTCGTGCGCCACGGCGCGGAGCAGGGGCAGGTCACGGCCGTGTTCGACGTGCCGACGGCCCATCCCGCGACCAAGATTCTCGCCGAGAACGGGCTCGAGGACGCCAGTTTTGCAGATTCCTGCGAGATGATCCTGCGTCGCGTGCAGTTCGCCGACGGCCGCACCCGTGCCTTCATCAACGACCAGTCGATCAGCGTGCAGACGCTCAAGGCGGTCGGCGCTGCGCTGGTCGAGATCCATGGCCAGCATGACGAGCGCGCGCTGGTCGATGCCTCCACCCATCGCCGCCTGCTCGATGCCTTCGCCGGCCTCGAGAACGACGTCACCGCCGTCGAAGCGCTGTGGGATGCGCGCCGCACCGCCAACACCGCGCTCGAGGAGCATCGCGCCGGCATGGAGCGCGCGGCGCGCGAGGCAGATTATCTGCGCCATGCCTCGGACGAACTGAAGCAGCTTGCGCCCAAGGACGGGGAGGAGACTTCGCTCGCCTCCCGCCGTACCACCATGATGCAGGGCGAGAAGATCGCCTCCGACCTGCGAGAGGCGCAGGAAATCGTCGGCGGTCACAATTCGCCGGTCGCGGCTCTTTCGGCGGCGGTGCGAAGGCTGGAGCGCCGTGGCGTCAATTCGCCGGCGCTGGTCGAGCCCGCGGTGAAGGCGATCGACGCCGCGATCAATTCGTTGGAGGAGGCCGACCAGCATCTTTCCGCGGCGCTCGCCGCAACCGATTTCGACCCCTTGGAGCTCGAGCGCATCGAGGAGCGGCTGTTCGCGCTGCGCGCCGCCTCGCGCAAATACTCGACGCCGGTCGATGGCCTGGCAGCGCTTGCCGCGAAATACGCGGCCGATGTCAGGCTGATCGACGCCGGCGCCGAACAGTTGAAGAAGCTCGAGCAGGCCGCGATCGAGGCCGATGCGCGCTATGCTGCTGCTGCCAAGAAGCTCTCGGCTGCACGCCAGAAATCGGCAGACAAGCTCAACAAGGCCGTCAACGCCGAACTCGCCCCGCTCAAGCTCGAACGCGCGAAATTCATGACCCAGGTCGAGACGGATGAGCGTGCGCCGGGACCGCAGGGATTCGACCGCGTCGAGTTCTGGGTGCAGACCAATCCGGGCACCAAGCCGGGGCCGATGATGAAGGTCGCCTCCGGCGGCGAGTTGTCGCGCTTCTTGCTGGCGCTGAAGGTCGTGCTGTCCGACCGCGGCTCGGCGCCGACCCTGGTGTTCGACGAAATCGACACCGGTGTCGGCGGCGCGGTGGCCGATGCCATCGGCGCGCGGCTCGCGCGGCTTGCCGGCCAGGTGCAGGTGATGGCCGTGACCCACGCCCCGCAGGTCGCCGCCCGCGCCGACCTGCATCTGCTGATTTCCAAGGATGCCCTCGACAAGGGCAAGCGCGTCGCCACCCGCGTCAACGCGCTGGCCGCCGACCACCGCCGCGAGGAGATCGCGCGGATGCTGGCGGGAGCGGAGATCACGGCGGAGGCGAGGGCGGCTGCGGAACGCCTGCTCAGGGCCGCAACGGCTTAG
- a CDS encoding outer membrane protein assembly factor BamD, with amino-acid sequence MSAQRMTRESLTASLAPSARRLLQAAAFLALALPLGGCGTGELWDKFTAKDDTFVEEPADKLYNEGLYLMNEKKDIKAANKKFEEVDRQHPYSDLARKSLLMSAYASYQAGDYDGCIGSASRYVTLHPGSPDAAYAQYLIAASHYDQIPDISRDQTRTEKAIASLEEVVRKYPNSEYATSAKAKIEGARDQLAGKEMSIGRYYAQKRDFTAAINRYKTVVTQYQTTRHVEEALYRLTEAYMAIGIVGEAQTAAAVLGHNFPDSRWYKDAYNLVKSGGLEPSENQGSWISRTFKKMGLGG; translated from the coding sequence ATGTCAGCACAGCGTATGACGCGCGAATCACTCACGGCTTCGCTCGCGCCCTCGGCGCGACGGTTGCTGCAGGCCGCCGCGTTTCTCGCGCTCGCGCTGCCGCTCGGAGGCTGCGGCACGGGCGAGCTGTGGGACAAGTTCACCGCCAAGGACGACACCTTCGTCGAGGAGCCGGCCGACAAGCTCTACAATGAGGGCCTGTACCTCATGAACGAGAAAAAAGACATCAAGGCGGCGAACAAGAAGTTCGAGGAGGTCGACCGGCAGCACCCCTATTCGGACCTCGCCCGGAAGTCGCTTCTGATGTCGGCCTACGCGTCCTACCAGGCCGGCGACTACGACGGCTGCATCGGCTCTGCAAGCCGTTACGTCACCCTGCATCCCGGCAGCCCGGACGCGGCCTACGCGCAATATCTGATCGCGGCCTCCCATTACGACCAGATTCCCGACATCAGCCGCGACCAGACCCGCACCGAGAAGGCGATCGCCTCGCTCGAAGAGGTGGTGCGCAAATATCCGAACTCCGAATATGCGACCAGCGCCAAGGCCAAGATCGAGGGCGCGCGCGACCAGCTCGCCGGCAAGGAGATGTCCATCGGCCGCTATTACGCGCAGAAGCGCGACTTCACGGCCGCGATCAACCGCTACAAAACGGTGGTCACACAGTACCAGACCACGCGCCATGTCGAGGAGGCGCTCTACCGCCTGACCGAGGCCTATATGGCGATCGGCATCGTCGGCGAGGCGCAGACCGCGGCTGCCGTGCTCGGGCACAATTTTCCTGACAGCCGCTGGTACAAGGACGCCTATAATCTTGTAAAATCCGGCGGTCTCGAGCCGAGCGAGAATCAGGGGTCCTGGATCAGCCGGACCTTCAAGAAGATGGGCCTCGGCGGCTAG